The following are from one region of the Microtus pennsylvanicus isolate mMicPen1 chromosome 15, mMicPen1.hap1, whole genome shotgun sequence genome:
- the Hrurf gene encoding protein HRURF, with amino-acid sequence MAQPTALAQKLVRPIRAVCRILQIPESDPSNLRP; translated from the coding sequence ATGGCGCAACCCACAGCCTTGGCCCAGAAGCTGGTGCGGCCCATCCGTGCCGTGTGCCGCATCCTGCAAATCCCGGAGTCCGACCCCTCCAACCTGCGGCCCTAG